The DNA segment TcaaacactgcagcaggtaccCTCTCGAGACCCGTCAGTCATAAAATTACCATTTTACAAGAACAGTAAATCTTCCTACtgtgaacaaatttgtttgcaaattttagattttcttgAAGGTTGGAGGTATCTGTGTACTTTAGTGGTTTAATCTCTTACTtccagaaaattaatttaaagaatgatttatttattgttggttactgtgcggttattttatgctcctgtcaatttgacaatttttaatttctttcatttattACGTTGATGCAAACATAACcgttcgaagcaattgtcaacaaatttgagaCATAATAAACGTTATTCACGTTGAGTggaacatttcaaggtcaaataatttaattttttggctctgtaattatgttttgtaaatagtgacatgcaggtaaacaccgttcacgctGGATTGAGGATTGCTAAATTCGCATTACGTTgagctgcatgtcactatttacaaaacataattacagagccaaaaaaataaattatttgaccttgaaatgttcaactcAACGTGAATAAAGTAcatatatacagtgagcggcaaaagtatggaataaattcctaaaaaataaaacaaaattttttttcaaaaaaatctttggacaaatcaattttagttttaaaaaatacatgttttagtatgaaagaaaattccaagcagtcatttgttttcgagttatgacgtcatccatagtttttttttaatagaaaacccctattttttttcttgattctgatagcccttttaattgtctaaatgacagtataaaaattttgttatcttacataaggaaatttttgagaaaaaaaagtataaatttggaaaaaataaattttataacgaacaaaaacaagtcaaaaaatcaagcaggtaaatcaaacaatcaaacgtatagaaattttaattttgattgggtgcgggaataaaactagataaaactaaaacagggagaatttcttcataaactaaaattgacctgttcaaagatttttttgaaaaaaaatattgtttaatttttaatgaatttattccatacttttgtcGCGCACAGTAtactgttcacgttggattgaacatcagtggtgcaaatcgcacacatggggcattaactttcatatgagttaTCATCAGTGTgcggacgaaatagtaccggacaagtcgaccagtacaactttgcgtaatccctcgcgtgcacataaacacgattcagctggttccctGTTATTGTAaacgaaccagctgaatcgtgtttatatgtgagtggggtattacgcaaagttgtactggtcgacttgttcggtactacggggtgatcaaataggactgtttaagttggtaacactgaattgtattttaaatcgtataacaggagtaactttcggttgttgatggcttgtcgttgttaatgctatacctacatcagatatttgtcaaataaaccaacaaaacatatccggttgcagtgttataaataaccgaaatataaaattttcttaattgtactgccaacttaaacagtcctttttgatcacccggtatttcgtccggacactggttaacatagtaacaggtcaggtcatttgcaccactgatgttcattccaaCATGAACAGATATTGATATTAGTGTTATTTATGaccaattcaaatttgtttcggatcctagctcaaacatacgtaaaagTTATAAGCTAGTGACGTCATGGGTAACTGGGTAAAAATTGAACTGTAAATACCGTgcaatcaacaattacttagataagaggcaactatgactttgacagtgtcagatttttcgtatctctgCTATCTTTAGCTAATAAAcatcaaacaactgtcactattaatcaaattttaatgcaaaaatagttgttagagtccaatttttacccattTGCGAGGACgccattatctagtaacttcacgtatgtttgaACTAGTCAGAaactaatttgaattgatcatgaGTAACtattatgtttcaaatttgtaaccaataataaataaacgcatcgcatttttttctgtcatttcaaaCAGGAGAAAACGAGAAAGAAAATCGTGACGTCTTCCCAAAAGGCTATACTATATCTCTATATAAGAAAGATAGGATTACAATAGCGCCTGTTTTCATTACCTGCACAAATAATTTCCAGAAAAAAATCTGCTATCGGATAATACTTCCAACTTTCTCCATTTGCCAGAAATACTTGGAACTCTGTCAGAATCTATCCACTCAGACGTTTATTGAAAAAGATGATAGGTATTTACctagtttctgtgtaaattagTAGGGGTGCTAATATTCAATATTGAATCTTTACTGAGAACAACTAATTACCTACAGTTTGGCCGTTCACTCGACATTAGACACAGGTAGTTCGGCCCAACTGACCAACAACGACTTCCAGATTGGAAGAATGGGGATAGAAAAGTTTATAAAcatgcattaattttattttattatttgaaaatagaattaagttttattattgcttttAAATGGggcaagaaaataaaaaacatgttGCTTGTTCAAGAAAGCGGAAAAgtagaaaagaaattaaaagaaaaatttaaaaaaaaaagaaaaggttctaaatgtgtttttacagCTGAACATATAGACAATATTGCTAATTTCAACAATGATATTGATATAAGTTTAAATAATagtttagaaaatttagataACGATGTTTTTTAGAAGAAAGTGCTAATTCTCCAAATGAGACTAAATTTCAGTTGACAGGTCGTAGAATTGTTGACATAAATcagttatttttgacattaaaatcaattaaacaCCAAGGTTTCGATTGCAGTTTCTATGATGTAGATATTATCAATGAAAAACGGTATGGTTTAAAAAGTTATTTCAGTTACAAATGTACTATTTGCGGGTTGGAAGGGACATTTAGTAGTGAACCCGACACCGATTCTtcggaaattaataaatccaCAGTATGTGGAATTATTGCGATGGGTGCCGGTTTTACTCAATTTTCCTATTTATCTGCAGCATTGGATATCCCATGCATGAGCTCGTCAACATATTTTGCTGTAGAAAATCAAGtattaaataatgttaaagaAGTTGCAATAAATGAGATGATTGATGCAGGGCAAGAAGAACTTAGGTTAGCGCTAGAAGCGGGAGAAGTTGATTCAAATGGAGTAGGCATGATTACAGTCATTGTTGACGGAGCATGGAGTAAACGCTCTTATAAAACGAATTATAATGCATTGTCAGGAGTAGCTTCTATAATTGGTGCTCgattaaaaaaggtgttatatataggtattaaaaataagtacTGCAGAATATGCGAAAAATttgctaaaataaaaaaaaagcaccatcacataaatgttttaaaaattggaaaagcaCATCAACATCAATGGAAACAGCTATTATTTTagaaggttttaaaaattctgtagctatgcataatttaaaatatactaAAATCATAGGAGATGGAGATAGTAGTGTTTACAAAAAGATAAAAGAGTCGATGCCCTACGGTCCACATTGTTTCATAGAAAAAATCGAATAATGCGAAACTAttgtaacaaaattagagAAATAGGAAAAATGCCTAGAGTCGATTTTCAAATTAGAAATTTCTTGCGtaacaatattttaaagttTAGAACCGCTGTTACAAGTGCTATTAAATATCGTAAATGTCATAGAGGGATACTATCGCAAAAAATTGAGTATTTAAAAACTGACATATTAAACAGCCCTAACCATATTTTCGGCGATTATTCGAATTGTGCATCATATTTTTGTAAGAAGAATCATTATAATTAGTGATTGGTTATGATTATGACAATCTTTTTATCCAAATGATACCACCGCACCGTCGCAATCCAACCATCTCCTTTACAGgtatattttacttttattcatAAGTTGACCATCGCGGCACGCCGGCTCTGCCCCGAGGATGTTCCCGTGAGCCCAGTGCAAGTATCTTCCCAACAAAAGTTGCATTGCGGGCGTTAAGTAGTGATTATGTCAACCCGAGTTTACGACCTCCAGGTAGTTGAGAAGTATAGTGGACTGCCTAATAACCGAATTTTACGCGTTTTGTTGaggcttttgtttatttttttgcttccaatctaatttgtttttccaaaaactgagACAGTAGCCCCATGAGATACGTTCTTCTGAATccaatgcactttttaaatagtctctaaatgaaaaattgagcaaaaataactagaattactgaaaaacgttattaatttttttataaagaatgaagcgatttttcaaaaaactgagaCAGTAGCCCCGTGAGATacgttaatgtttaacaaaaaatatagtgaGCATAGCTTCAAACATAAAActgtggaaaaataattagaatccGTTTAGCGCGCTTTACCATTGCTTGGCCATCCACTAGGCAACAGCCTGAGAATGAGAAtgagaatgtcgcctacgcctactctaaatatatatatttatttgaaggcccgatataaatatataatttgTACCTATAGGTAGATGCTGATGTAATTCATGGAAGCGATTTTAGGAAGATTtacttcaatttttaatgttggcagtaaCTGATAGTGAGTAGTGGTTACGTGATTATTTCAAAACTTGaattgttcgtctatttaCCAAGCTTTTtgtatttgccaaatataattttcctagcattagGTATGTttagaacttttttttaatttaaaataggggcaaaataaaaaaaataataaaaatattatgtcGCACTTTTTGCTAAAAAACCCGTACGACAAAACGGTGTCTTATAAATCTTGTAGGTATAATAAAACACTATTTCTTCAGATCTTTctgtgttgtaaatttttacatttttctttttactaTTACGCAACTGCTCAACAATGTATGACACAGTTGCTAAAGTTCTTTGTCGTAACTAAATCgattaattaaagaaaaaaaaagaaaccttTTATAGCATCTCAAACAGTGATGCGTAAGTACGCGTACCATAAGGAAGAGTAcccaaaattttgtgtaaatgCTAACTTATGCGACTAGTTCagaagcttttttttttaaataacgttCCTTGCCGATGCCCTCTATTAAAAGTAAGCGCCAGCTTCTGTAATCAttgtttttgtatttcatGGGACTGATTTTAGGGGAATTACACAATTATGCCAACGTTTGATATGCTAACAAAGGAATTTCCATGTTATAAGGAACGTATTCAGGGAAAATAGTAACGACGCAAAGTGGTGTACTTACTCTTCTTTTGTTACAatatagattttattttatacgaTAGCGGCAATGCAAACATATATTCCGTGATACAAGTGTAGGTAACTATTAAATaactttttataaaaaaacaaccaAATCCGCTCAATTAGTTCTTCGTCTTCTTGTTTttatgtttagtaatttttaacaGATCCTTCTGAACCGCATCATCAGCCCCTTCGTCCGTTCTTTTTTCCCTACtgcaaaaaaaacaccaatttaCTAACTACAAACATCCTTTTTGTtgacacaaaaaataataattaaacggGTGAAAAGTGAAGATACAAAAACGAACGTTTCAAAAATAGATGCAGAGGAAGGATGTTCCTTCGTGTGCGCTCTCTGAATTGCACGAAGAATGTCCAAAAGAAAAGTTTCATcctattttctttcaaaaggAACCACCAAGTCCGATTTGAAGAATTTAGACTTTAGAGACACTAGAACGTTAACTTCCTTTACGAGACTTACTACAATGCAAAATCCCTTGTAAGGGTGATTGATTATCCGAAGAAAACGgtcattgaaaaaatttttctctgACACCAATGTCAATGTGTTATGTAAGGAGCCTATTTTAGATGCTCCATTAGCTTTTATTAGTAGCTACATTTTTGATGATGATACTGTAATTGACCgcttttacaaaatgtacctATTACAAAAGTGGGACGTAAAGCGATTCACATGAAGTCTGCGATTTTGCAGACATTCCAAGAACTATGattactgttacgttattattttatttcctaGTCCCCAGGAatggtaaaatttttaataacgatttctatttcttttctttcccTTCACGTCGGTGCCATAGTTGTTACTTCGAGAGCGCAGCGACCTATTTGGTGAAGAAGGTGAACTGCCCGGAGCCCAGGAGAATAATACAAATTAGTATcgtaaaagaaatgtttattcACTCAACGAAGAAGGCGACAGTAAAGTAACCCTGACTGGATCCGAAAGGATCTAAcaattataacaaaattaacaGTAACGCCTGAGGGTCCTTCTTCGAGtccgcaataaaaaaaaaggtaagtTATGAGTAAGGAAAACTAATGGAAGGAGGAAGCATGACAGGTTCTTGCGACGGGCGTTAGAACCGCTACGCCGCCCACACCGACAGGGAGGTCCTTGGGTTCCTTCCTCGCttcagataaaataaaataaaaaaactctaATCGCTACGAGACCCGGAGAAGAACCTCGCACAAAAAGTCGTTGGTGAGCACTGTAGCGGGTAACAAGCGTCATGTAGGTAAGTaagtataaaaattatgagATTTTAGGATAAAGAAAAACTAAGATGTAACAATGGTCCCAATCGCGCgattaacaataaatgaacaatgataaaCGAAATTATAGAAGCCCTTAATGATATGGAAAACGAATTTCACCGTTCCTCCGGGACCTGGATCCGGTGATGGCTGAAGTCCAGGTTTCTCCAGGAGAGCCTCGGGGACGAGGTCGGTCAGCAGACGCCGATTTGAGTGCAGATCCGCTCTTCGGCATTCAGTTCTGATTAAACTTACGCGGTGGGGCCGCTAATCCGCAGTCCGCGCTTGAGTCTGGAATTCCTGAAGAGTCGTCGCTCCGGCCAGCCCTCGTCGACTCCAACACGATACCACACCAGCACTTACTGCATTCCAAATCACCCCCCTTTGACTCCCCTTTTGGAACACCCGTAAAAGCTTCAAAACAAAAGGTCGTGAACTCCCTCCTCGTCGCTGGTTCCTTCCATTTATAAGTTTTGCCCCTCTCACGTGGGTGTTTTTCGGCGGAACCGGATACTACCACAGAAGCGTGCATGGTTCTAGAACGTTCGAGAATGTTCTCGGAGATTTAAATCGTATATCGAAAATTGCATCAGAGGCCAATGACAATGCTAGTAACACGTCTGGTAGACACTCTGGTCTGCAACACAACAAATGTGATAAATTGGTTCAATATTCTGCTCCACAGACCTTGCTCGTTCCCTTAAATTAAATGATGTTCGAGGatgtatatattttattcTCTTTATCAGTATCGACTCAAAGATGTAAAATtatgaaagattttttttaatatgacgCGACGGAAGACACagagaaatttactatttgcagtacaattacttatttacataatttatggtgacaggacaattatcggttttgtcggtttcgttgctaacttactaaacagaccaacagatggtgccacggtcagcgtccgaaaaagagttacttttcgtccgcttgtgagtacgtaaaattaccgttttcattaaggatgcctaaaaaagtaattttattccaattaaaaacataaaacccTCACGATTGAATGAAGAGATTCACAACCGCACATCTTGTGGCACATTTTAAGACGCTTAACCCCAAAAAAcatctttttcaaatatgaAATGGACTTGTGgtgaaagaaaaaatacaaaccgttttcgattatttattacacataaaaaatatttataatactCTCATCACGTACTTTCTTGCATACCTCTCGCACTTTTACTCTTCGCTGCGGCAACcggtgatttatttttttccgtcCCCGAATCGTTATCGGAACTCACATAACTCACGCCATTCCTAACTTTACCGTCTTCACTGACACTCTTACTCTTCCGCCTTTGCTTCTTGTTGTCCTTCAGATATGCACTTAACTGTTTGAATTTCTGCTCCCAGGCGTCGTTCTGTTTTTGCACTATGTCGTTATGTTTGACGACGAAATCGTTATCGGTCGGCAAAACCAGCTCCCACCCTTTGTTGTGGCTGAGTTTCGAGAACCCCGTGAAGATCTCCTTCACTTCTTCCGACGGTATCTTCATCACCGACGACACTTTCTTCCTCTCCACGTAGCGATTCttggtaaataaataaagctgGAAGCGGACAAATTAGACGACAAGTGACGTACTCTATACCAGATTGTTACCACGTAATCTCTCGTTCGGCACATCAACTCCGCCGGTACCCCGCTCGTCGAGGAAAAGGTGTTGCTCGGGTACAACACCTCGCTCTTCACCACCCAATTCCCCCTGACTAGCACGGCCACTTTAGGCAAGTTTTTCAAAAGCGTGTCGGCAGTCAGGCCTTCGCCCCCCGCCAGAATCATCATCAATTGTTGAAACTGCATGATCTGCGCGTCTTTCAACAGCACTCGGCACTGCTCCAGGATGGGCGACGCCCTCAGGGTATGCAGGGACATGATATGCGACGGAGAGGACGGCTCCGTCGTGCCTTGTCCCTCGTCCTCGGGCACCAAAACCCTCACGTACTCGCCGTCCGAGAGAGTCATCGCTTGTCCCGTCGGCTCGTTACTCTCCGCGATCAGTTTCAACTTCTCCACTTTGCTCAGCGAACTGCTCTCGGAGTGCACCTCGCAGTTGACCCACGCCTCTTCGGCGCTCTTCGCCTCCAGCGCCTTAAAACTGTCACTCTTCGACTTCTTCCATCGGTCGTCGCTTTGCTTGAATTTCACCGTGATCGGCAGAGCCGTGCTCGGTCCCGCCTCTTCCTCGTCGCTCAGATCGTTGTGGTCGACGTCCTTCCGCTTCTTCGAGCTCCTATCCAAATAATTAAACGAGGGGCGAAATTGGAAAATGTTGCGCAACGTTGTCAGATGTATCTCTTTCCCTGTGTACGCGAGGGCGGCGTACTTGTTGGGGTCTTTCACGGCACTCGCCGATTTTAAACACACTTTGTCGACCACGTCGTTCTCGAAGTGCACTCGAGTCGAAGGTTTGCGACTTTCGGGGGGGCCGTCCACCTCCTGGGCGATCAATTCCGCTCTGTCGCTGTCGAAATTCGAAGACTCCACATCGATGCACATTTCCAGCTCGATTTGTTGGTTGTTGGGTTTGAAAAATCCACGTTTCAGGTTCAGTTCGTTTAAACACTTTTTCGACAGTAGAGGATATCTGAATAAATACAAATTCTTCTGTAAACGTGTCGAATTGAAAATAGGAATCTGGAAACAAAACGtgacataacctaaaaatttacCGCACCGAAGAGCGTCCGGTCTACCTCTTTTATCACTTCGTCGTCTTCTGTTGAGGAATTTGAGAGAGCTGGATCGTCCATGCTCGTGACGGccttataataaaataaatttgaactgGTTGTCAGGTTTTGGAGGTTAGGATCATCATCATCAGTCGTTCAGGTGATCAGCGCGAGAGGGCGCTTCGCGTAAACGTCAAAACATGTCAATCgcaaaatgaaaacatttatttttgtgattagAACAGTTTGTGGACAAACAATGCAACAATCGAGTCGTGTTTAGCAACAATTTATGTTTACCGGTGATAACCGTACAATAATTTATCTGGTGGGTGTAGAACTGtcaataacataacctcactttctgccAATCAAAAAATCGATATTTGAGCCCAAAGTTGATTAAATTAGTGCAAAATGACCTCCCTGTTTGATCAGTTCGAGCAAGCCTCGATGAAGACCCGCAACAACAACTTCACCACAGCAGAAATGGTAATGACCAAACTATTTACTTCAAAGTCTCAAAACTCCCCATCTAGAGCTCGCTGGGATACATCAACATGACCCTGGAGCAAGACGCCCCCATTTTTAGCAAGACCAAAAAAGACTTCACACCCTCGGACAAAATCACGCACGTCGCCATCGCAAACAAGCAACTGGCCGTAGCGATGGCCAACAACACCTTGTTCCGTATGAATCTGAACAACCCCCAGCAACATGACGGTAAACCCTCCTTGTTCCTACTTTATCAGGTGCACCACAACTTTTAGAAATCTCGTTGGCCAAGTACACGGCCACCTGTCGCCTGACCAATCTATTTGTGGACCCTACTGGCAACCACTTGCTGTTAACCTTCGCCCCCAAGAGTCTGGAGGGGGGGCCCGAGCTGCTCTACCTGTCGAGGAAGTCCAACAAGCTGAAGTCGACGACCAAGTTTCGGGGGCACGAGTTCACGGAAGTTGCTTGGAACCACCTGAACGATTCTGAGAGCACCACAGGACCTATCTTGCTGGGTAATTTCACTTTATAAATACCGTATTGTCCCCTTTTTATTTAGTACTTGCAGGTACATCCAAGGGCTTGATCTTCGAAACCGAGATTGTCTTGGAGGGcgacaaatttttcacttcCGGATTCTCCTCGAGTCTGGAGCAGTACTGGAGACAGGTGAGTCGATTTCGCGGCGCGTCGTTCAAATTTAAAGAATTATCGCAAGCTGCCAAATTATTTGCCTTTGTACGGGAACAGAGAAGTCGACGGATTGGTAAACGAAATCGGTAGCAGATCGGAGCGTAAATAATTGATGGGGGCCCTTTCGGCAGGTTTTTGACATCGGCAAGGGCACCAACACCCCAATCACGGGGCTGGAGTACCACAAGGTTTTGGGTGGAGACAAGTACGTGATCTTCGCGGCGACCCCCTCGAGACTGTACTACTTCGTCGGTCGAGCTGAGCACGAGGAGAAGCCTCTGCTCCAGCAGGTCTTCAACCGCTACCTCAACATCCCCGAGAAGGACACTTACATTGACAGCGAGAGCAACCTGAAGTACTCCCGGTTGAAGTTCTGGTCGGAGAATTTGACGGTTCCCAATTCCTTCGCCTGGACCACTGAGAAGGAAATCATCTGCGGCCAGTTCGAGTCGGGAGTCGACGACAGCATGTCCACGTTGAAGAAGAAGACGCGCACCATCAAGTACCCGAAGCCCCTGTACGAGGACTACTCGGTGTCGCAGAAGTACCCGATCGCGATCGCCCTGACGGAGTTTCACATCCTGCTGGCCTACACTGACACTATCAAAGGTGTCTGCCTGCTGAACGAGGACGTCGTCTACGAGGACAACTACAACGAAGCGTTCGGCAAGCTGATCAACATGGTGAAAGACGCCAGCACGGGCGAGATTTGGGCGATCACCGAGAACGCGGTATTCCGGTTCAAAGTGACGAAAGAGGAGCGAAACGTTTGGCAGATCTTCTGCGAGAACCAGCAGTTCGACCTGGCGAAGAAGTACTCGAGAGGGAACGAGGCCTTCCACAACCAGGTCCTGATCAAAGAGGCCGACATGCTGTTCAACAGGAAGGAGTACAAGTTGAGCGCCCAGAGGTATGCCGAGACGCAGTCCAGCTTCGAGGAGATCTGCTTGAAGTTCATACAAGTGGAGCAACAGGACTCGCTCAAGATCTTCCTCAGGAGGAAGCTGGACACGCTCAAGCCGCAGGATAAGACTCAGATCACGATGATCGTGATCTGGGTTGTCGAGTTGTACTTGTGCAAGCTGGAAGAAAAGAGGTTGGCGGGGTTGGAGCAGAGCGCCGCCTACTCGGACGTGCAGAAGGAGTTCGAGACGTTTCTGGCGTTGTCGGAGGTTTCGGATTGCATCAAGAAGAACAAGTCGACCATTTACGAGTTGATGTCGAGTCACG comes from the Tenebrio molitor chromosome 9, icTenMoli1.1, whole genome shotgun sequence genome and includes:
- the Polr3E gene encoding DNA-directed RNA polymerase III subunit RPC5; the protein is MDDPALSNSSTEDDEVIKEIPIFNSTRLQKNLYLFRYPLLSKKCLNELNLKRGFFKPNNQQIELEMCIDVESSNFDSDRAELIAQEVDGPPESRKPSTRVHFENDVVDKVCLKSASAVKDPNKYAALAYTGKEIHLTTLRNIFQFRPSFNYLDRSSKKRKDVDHNDLSDEEEAGPSTALPITVKFKQSDDRWKKSKSDSFKALEAKSAEEAWVNCEVHSESSSLSKVEKLKLIAESNEPTGQAMTLSDGEYVRVLVPEDEGQGTTEPSSPSHIMSLHTLRASPILEQCRVLLKDAQIMQFQQLMMILAGGEGLTADTLLKNLPKVAVLVRGNWVVKSEVLYPSNTFSSTSGVPAELMCRTRDYVLYLFTKNRYVERKKVSSVMKIPSEEVKEIFTGFSKLSHNKGWELVLPTDNDFVVKHNDIVQKQNDAWEQKFKQLSAYLKDNKKQRRKSKSVSEDGKVRNGVSYVSSDNDSGTEKNKSPVAAAKSKSARGMQEST
- the dor gene encoding vacuolar protein sorting-associated protein 18 homolog isoform X1 — protein: MTSLFDQFEQASMKTRNNNFTTAEMSSLGYINMTLEQDAPIFSKTKKDFTPSDKITHVAIANKQLAVAMANNTLFRMNLNNPQQHDEISLAKYTATCRLTNLFVDPTGNHLLLTFAPKSLEGGPELLYLSRKSNKLKSTTKFRGHEFTEVAWNHLNDSESTTGPILLGTSKGLIFETEIVLEGDKFFTSGFSSSLEQYWRQLPNYLPLYGNREVDGLVFDIGKGTNTPITGLEYHKVLGGDKYVIFAATPSRLYYFVGRAEHEEKPLLQQVFNRYLNIPEKDTYIDSESNLKYSRLKFWSENLTVPNSFAWTTEKEIICGQFESGVDDSMSTLKKKTRTIKYPKPLYEDYSVSQKYPIAIALTEFHILLAYTDTIKGVCLLNEDVVYEDNYNEAFGKLINMVKDASTGEIWAITENAVFRFKVTKEERNVWQIFCENQQFDLAKKYSRGNEAFHNQVLIKEADMLFNRKEYKLSAQRYAETQSSFEEICLKFIQVEQQDSLKIFLRRKLDTLKPQDKTQITMIVIWVVELYLCKLEEKRLAGLEQSAAYSDVQKEFETFLALSEVSDCIKKNKSTIYELMSSHGDKSNLIKLTIVNKDFEQLIRHHIYKNSFHEALEVLKSQNKHDLYYQFAPILMQELPKYTVKALIEQGKKLVPVRLLPALVTCEGELHAKEVMKYLEFCIDKLNNTDKAIHNFLLSLYAKHDKDKLMQYLNAQGQELSLVNYDVHFALRLCQDNADLKEACVQLSGLLGLWESAVDLALTINLKLAKQLADMPPEEDVELRKKLWLKIAQHVVSGKNDIQQAMEFLQQCDLIRIEDILPFFSDFVTIDHFKEAICNSLKEYNQHIQDLKDEMEEATKSAHLVREDIQSFRNRFTFISSDETCEVCSVTLMIRPFYMFPCQHKFHTDCLMNELNPLLGPAKKNKLADLERQLKILNSQTNVDNVSTGSGMSAREIVKSEIDNIVASECLFCGENMIRNIDKPFIEDYEYDKIAKEWE
- the dor gene encoding vacuolar protein sorting-associated protein 18 homolog isoform X2 — its product is MTSLFDQFEQASMKTRNNNFTTAEMSSLGYINMTLEQDAPIFSKTKKDFTPSDKITHVAIANKQLAVAMANNTLFRMNLNNPQQHDEISLAKYTATCRLTNLFVDPTGNHLLLTFAPKSLEGGPELLYLSRKSNKLKSTTKFRGHEFTEVAWNHLNDSESTTGPILLGTSKGLIFETEIVLEGDKFFTSGFSSSLEQYWRQVFDIGKGTNTPITGLEYHKVLGGDKYVIFAATPSRLYYFVGRAEHEEKPLLQQVFNRYLNIPEKDTYIDSESNLKYSRLKFWSENLTVPNSFAWTTEKEIICGQFESGVDDSMSTLKKKTRTIKYPKPLYEDYSVSQKYPIAIALTEFHILLAYTDTIKGVCLLNEDVVYEDNYNEAFGKLINMVKDASTGEIWAITENAVFRFKVTKEERNVWQIFCENQQFDLAKKYSRGNEAFHNQVLIKEADMLFNRKEYKLSAQRYAETQSSFEEICLKFIQVEQQDSLKIFLRRKLDTLKPQDKTQITMIVIWVVELYLCKLEEKRLAGLEQSAAYSDVQKEFETFLALSEVSDCIKKNKSTIYELMSSHGDKSNLIKLTIVNKDFEQLIRHHIYKNSFHEALEVLKSQNKHDLYYQFAPILMQELPKYTVKALIEQGKKLVPVRLLPALVTCEGELHAKEVMKYLEFCIDKLNNTDKAIHNFLLSLYAKHDKDKLMQYLNAQGQELSLVNYDVHFALRLCQDNADLKEACVQLSGLLGLWESAVDLALTINLKLAKQLADMPPEEDVELRKKLWLKIAQHVVSGKNDIQQAMEFLQQCDLIRIEDILPFFSDFVTIDHFKEAICNSLKEYNQHIQDLKDEMEEATKSAHLVREDIQSFRNRFTFISSDETCEVCSVTLMIRPFYMFPCQHKFHTDCLMNELNPLLGPAKKNKLADLERQLKILNSQTNVDNVSTGSGMSAREIVKSEIDNIVASECLFCGENMIRNIDKPFIEDYEYDKIAKEWE